The following is a genomic window from Opitutus sp. GAS368.
GCCCTCAACGCCCGGCAGATCAAGGACGATCCTTATGCGAAACTGCTGACCGGCGCGGGGTTTCATACGCTGGTCAGCTCCCTGCACGAGGACCATGTGCGCGACGTCCGACCGATCCTCCTGCTGCTGCAGGGCGGCGTGCTGTTTCTGCTCCTCATCGGCGGCGTCAACCTCGTCAACCTGCTCCTGATCCGCGCCAGCGGCCGCGCCAAGGAGCTGGCCGTCCGCCAGGCCCTCGGGGCCAGCCGCCGGCACATCACCCGTGAGGTCATGCTCGAGACGGTCATGCTGGCGGTCGCGGGCGGAGTGCTCGGGCTCGGCGGCGGTGCCATCGGCATCCGGCTGCTTTCCGTGCTCGGCACCGAGCAGCTCCCGCTCGGGACCACCATCGTCTTCGACGGCCGGGTCGCCGCGGTGGCCTTTGCCGTCTCCGTCCTCGTCGGCATCGCGCTCGCGCTGCCCGTCATCTGGTTCAACCTGCATGCCCGGCTGGCTCCCGTGCTCCAGGCCGAGACCCGGGGCGGCACCGGCAGCCGCGCCGCCCAGCGGGTGCGCCACGGATTCATCGTCACCCAGATCGCCCTCGCGTTTGTGCTGCTGAGCGGCGCCGGCCTCCTCGGCCTCAGCCTCCGCCGCGTTCTCGCCACGGCCCCGGGCTTCCAACCCCAGCACGTGCTGACCGGCCAGATCGCCCTGCCGTGGAAAAACTACCCCACGCCCGAGGCGCGCCTCGCCCTCATCGAGCGGCTCCTGCCCGAACTGCGGGCCCTGCCGGGCGTCACCTCCGTCGGCCTCACCTCCGGGCTGCCCTTCACCGGCAGCGTCGACAACAACGCCACCGCCATCGAGGGCGTCGTGCTCGCCCCGGGCGATTCCATCCGCGCCCACTACACCATGGCGGCGGTGGGTGACTACTGGCAGTCGCTGGGGATTCCGCTGATCGCCGGCCGCCTCCTGGAGGACGCCGACAACCACCGCAAACCGCACGCCTGCGTGGTCGACCAGGATTTCGCGCAACGCTACTGGCCCAACCAGAGCGCGCTCGGCCACCGCATCGTCAACGGCCCCAAGTTCACCGAGGACGACGCCCACACCATCGTGGGGGTCGTGGGTAACGTGAAGCAGACCGACCTCTCGGAAAAAGGCGCCCAAGGGGCCGTCTATTACCCCTACGTCACTTATTCCTCCACCTCCTTTTCGGTCATCGTGCGCACCCCGCTCGACCCCGCGGCCCTTGCGTCCATGTTGAAGAAGGTCGTGCTCAAACTGGATCCTGAGCTGCCGGTCGACGACCTGAAACCGATGCAGGACCGCGTCGACGAGAGCCTCGTGGCGCGTCGCTCGCCGGCCGTGCTGGCCGGTATTTTCGCCGGCGTGGCGCTCCTGCTCGCCGCGGTCGGCACCTATGGCGTGCTCGCCTATGCCGTGGGCCAGCGCCGCCGGGAAATCGGCGTGCGCATGGCGCTCGGTGCGTTGCCGGAACAGGTGCTGGCACAGTTCCTCGGCCTCGGGACCGGACTGCTGCTGGCGGGACTCGTCCTCGGCGTGCTCGGCGCCTGGGCCGCCGGCCGGGCGATGCAGAGCGTGCTCTTTGGCGTCGGAGCGGTCCATGCCGGCGTGCTCCTCGCGACCGCCGCCGTGATGGCCGTCGTCGTGCTGCTGGCGGTGTTCCTCCCGTCCTTCCGCGCGTCCCGCGTCTCGCCGATCGACGCCCTGCGCGACGAGTAGACAGCCGCGCCGGCGGGGATGGGCGGATGTTTCATCCGTGGCTTTGTCCAGCTCGCCGCAGCCATGGATTGGCTTAACTTATGGGTTTTGAATACACGCCTTAGTCCCGCGACAGCTCGCCCGCCCGGCGGGCGCCGGCGAGGATGGTTTCCTTGATTGTCTCGCGGAACTGGCGAGAAGCCATGACCTGCAGGCCGGCGTAGGTCGTGCCGTTGGGCGAGGTGACCTTGTCGCGCAGCGCCTCGGGCGTCTCCGTGCTGCGGGCGAGGAGCCGGGCGGAGCCAAGGACCGACTCGAGCGCGAGCTTCTGGGCGGTGTCGGCCGGCAGCCCGGCGGCCACCCCGCCGTCGCGCAACGCGGCGACGAACTCAAAGAGAAAGGCCGGTGTGCTGCCCACGAGCGCGGTGACGGTGTCCATGTGCTCCTCGCCGAGCTCGAGGAACTGGCCGAGGGCGCCGAGGAGTTTTTCCACGGTGGCGCGGTCGGTCGCGGCGAGCGGGGTGAGCGCGCAGAAAGGCGTCATGCCGGCGCCAATGGCCGCGGGCGTGTTGGGCATGGTGCGGACGATATTGCGGGCCTTGGGAAAAGCCTGGGCGAGGCGCGCCAGTTTTTTCCCGGCCAGCACGGAGAGCACGAGCTTGCCGGTGGTCAGTTCGGCGAGGCGCGGGTCGGCCCCGGCCAGCGACTGGGGCTTGAAGGCGATGATGACGGTGTCGGCGCCGGCGAGGAGCCTGGGCAGGTCGGGCTCGAAGGTGATGCCGGTGTCGGCCGCGAGCTTCTGCGCCGTGCCGCCCGTCTTGCTGGTGCAGGCGAGGTCGGCGGGCGCGCAGGCCTTCTTTGCGAGCAGGCCGCGGACGATGGCGGAGGCGAGGTTGCCCGCGCCAATGAGCGCTATGCGGGAGGAGGGCATCGAAGCTGGCAGATGGATTGCCGCGTCGCTGGGCGGCTCGCAATGAGAATCCGGGTGTAGGGCGGGATCACCGTATCCCGCCTCGAACGTGACAGCCTGTTCAAACAAAGGCGGGATACGGTGATCCCGCCCTGCAAGCCTCAGGTCCTGTCTTTGTTTTTCCGCTCGAGCGGGTGGCGGATGGTGCAGATGGCACCGCCGCCGGGCCGGTCGGCCAGCGTGACCTCGCCGCCGAGATTGCGCATCGAGTGGCGCGCGACGGTCAGGCCCATGCCGACGCCGACGGTGTGCTTGGTGCTCGTGAAGGGCTCGAAGGCGTGGTCCTTGATCTCGGGGTCGAGGCCGCGGCCGCGGTCCTCGATGTGCACGAGGGCGAAGCGGCCCTCCTCCGGGCGCTCGACGACCTCCGTGCGGATGTGGATCGGACGCTTGTCGTCGGGCTCGTCGTGGTAGCTTTCCCAGGCGTTGATGAGCAGCTTGGAAAGCGTCTCCTCGAAGACTTCGACATTGGTGTCGATCAGCACCTCGGCCGTGGCGGGCTCGATGGTGATGGGCTGGTCGATCTTGTATTCGATCTGGTAGCGGCGGACGCCGCTGTCGATCATGCGGGCGAGGCTGGCGCGGATGAGCGGCGGGCGGTTCTTCACCACGAGGCCGGTGAGCTGCTTGATGATGCCGACGATGCGGTTGACGGCGTCCTCGAGATGCTGGGCGTTCTTCTTCACCAGCTCGGGCTTCTCGTGGTAGGCCTTGATGAGGTCGACGTAGCCGATGACGACGCCCAGGAGATTGTTCAGGTTGTGGGCGATGCCCTGGGTGACGGCGCCGATGGTGGCCGAGCGGCGGGACTCGCCGAGGCGGGTCTGCAGGTCGATGAGTTCGCGATTGATCGCCACGAAGCGTAGCTGCGTCTGCACGCGCGCGAGGGTCTCGTCGAGGTCGATGGGCTTGGTGATGTAGTCCACGGCGCCGACGCCGAGGCCCTCGATCTTGCCCTCCTTGGAGGTGCGGGCGGTGATGAAGATGACGGGGATGGCCTTCGTTTCCTTGTCGGCCTGCAGGCGCTGGCAGACCTCGATGCCGTCCATCTCGGGCATCATGACATCGAGCAGGATCAGGTCGGGCCTGTCGGCCTTGACCAGGTCCAGCGCCTCCCGGCCCGAGTAGGAGGTGGCCACGATCATGCCCTCGCGCTCCAGCTTGCGCTTCAGCAGCTGGACGTTGATCGGCTGGTCATCGACGACAAGAATCTTGGGTGTGGCCATGCTTGGTTAAAGGGGGAGGCAAAGGGGTTTGCCGCCGAGTGGCAAGGTTCAGTTAAGGGGAAAAGCCCTATTTTAAGGTTGGGAGTCCTGGGCGTGCTGCCGCCGGGCCTTCACCGTGTTTTGCATGAGCATGGCGACAGTCATCGGGCCGACCCCGCCCGGCACCGGGGTGATCTTGCTGCACAACGGCGACACCGTGGGGAAGTGGACGTCGCCGGTGAGCCGGTAGCCCGACTTCTTGGTCGCATCCGCGACCCGGTTGACGCCGACATCAATGACCACGGCGCCAGGCTTGACCATGTCGGCGGTGACGAACTCGGGTCTGCCGATGGCGGCGATGAGGACGTCGGCCTGGCGGGTGAGGGCGGGGAGATTGGCGGTCTGCGAATGGCAGACGGTGACGGTGGCATTGGCCCAGGGCTTGCGCTGCAGGGCGAGCAGCGCCGCGGGCTTGCCGACGATCAGGCTGCGGCCGAGGACCACCACATGCTTGCCAGACAGCGGAACGCCCGAGCGTTGCAGCAGCTCCATGATGCCGGCGGGCGTGCAGGCGACGAAGCCGCTGTCGTCCTCCTGCGCGAGCTTGCCGAGGTTCATCGTGTGGAAGCCGTCGACATCCTTGTCCGCGGCGATGCGGCGGAATACGGCCACCTCGTTGATGTGCTTCGGCAGCGGCGACTGGACCAGGATGCCGTCCACGGCCGGGTCCGCGTTGAGGCCGTCGATGAGGGCGAAGAGCTCGTCCTGCGCAATGGTGACGGGCGGGAAGATGAGCCGGCTGGTGATGCCGATGGTGGCGGAGGCGGTCTCCTTCTTCTTCACGTAGGAAACAGACGCCGGGTCCTCGCCGACGCGCACGAGCGCGAGGCAGGGCGGCCGGCCGGGCAGGGCGGCGACCTGGGTCTTGAGTTCGGCGATGATGTCCGCCGCGATCTTGTTGCCGTCAATCAGTTCCATGGTGCGGGAAGAGGGTAAGGTGGAGCGCGTTGACCCCAACGCGCTGGTCGAAGACGCAAAACGCGCTGGAGTCAGCGCGTTCCGCCCAAAGGTTTATTTTTTCAGCGCCATGGACTCGGCGGCGATCACGAGGTCCTTGCCATCAACCGTGTTGCGTACCGTGCCGGTGACGGTGATCTCGCGGTCGAGGAAGTTCTCGATCTTGTCCGTGAGGAGCAGTCGCCGGGTGTCGACGTAGGCGAAGCGGCGGCCGCCGCTGTCGGTCACCTGGTAGTCGTAGGGCGGATTGGGATTCAGGATGGGGCGGCGGGCCAGGACGAGCGTGCCGGCGAAGAGGCGCGGCGTGTCGGCATTGTTCGACGCGACCGGCACGGGACGACCGAGGGTGGTCACGGGGCCGGTCGGCGCCGGGGCGGG
Proteins encoded in this region:
- a CDS encoding ABC transporter permease, with amino-acid sequence MFSLTDFRQTLRRLGRERGFTATVLLTLGLCIGANVAIFAVVDAILVRSLPFPHAEQLVTAINSYPGAGVERAGASLPNYYDRKEVVKAFASIAIIQGGSAIVGEAGAPNRIARDRVSPEFFSTLGVPLAMGRTFNDEEMFYKSSSVAILTDAFWRSNFNADPQVLGRKFQVDSQPVTVIGVLPPGFRYLSSKARFFIPAASNPEDRAPDRRHSNNFQLIARLAPGATLTVAQAQIDALNARQIKDDPYAKLLTGAGFHTLVSSLHEDHVRDVRPILLLLQGGVLFLLLIGGVNLVNLLLIRASGRAKELAVRQALGASRRHITREVMLETVMLAVAGGVLGLGGGAIGIRLLSVLGTEQLPLGTTIVFDGRVAAVAFAVSVLVGIALALPVIWFNLHARLAPVLQAETRGGTGSRAAQRVRHGFIVTQIALAFVLLSGAGLLGLSLRRVLATAPGFQPQHVLTGQIALPWKNYPTPEARLALIERLLPELRALPGVTSVGLTSGLPFTGSVDNNATAIEGVVLAPGDSIRAHYTMAAVGDYWQSLGIPLIAGRLLEDADNHRKPHACVVDQDFAQRYWPNQSALGHRIVNGPKFTEDDAHTIVGVVGNVKQTDLSEKGAQGAVYYPYVTYSSTSFSVIVRTPLDPAALASMLKKVVLKLDPELPVDDLKPMQDRVDESLVARRSPAVLAGIFAGVALLLAAVGTYGVLAYAVGQRRREIGVRMALGALPEQVLAQFLGLGTGLLLAGLVLGVLGAWAAGRAMQSVLFGVGAVHAGVLLATAAVMAVVVLLAVFLPSFRASRVSPIDALRDE
- the proC gene encoding pyrroline-5-carboxylate reductase, with translation MPSSRIALIGAGNLASAIVRGLLAKKACAPADLACTSKTGGTAQKLAADTGITFEPDLPRLLAGADTVIIAFKPQSLAGADPRLAELTTGKLVLSVLAGKKLARLAQAFPKARNIVRTMPNTPAAIGAGMTPFCALTPLAATDRATVEKLLGALGQFLELGEEHMDTVTALVGSTPAFLFEFVAALRDGGVAAGLPADTAQKLALESVLGSARLLARSTETPEALRDKVTSPNGTTYAGLQVMASRQFRETIKETILAGARRAGELSRD
- a CDS encoding hybrid sensor histidine kinase/response regulator, whose protein sequence is MATPKILVVDDQPINVQLLKRKLEREGMIVATSYSGREALDLVKADRPDLILLDVMMPEMDGIEVCQRLQADKETKAIPVIFITARTSKEGKIEGLGVGAVDYITKPIDLDETLARVQTQLRFVAINRELIDLQTRLGESRRSATIGAVTQGIAHNLNNLLGVVIGYVDLIKAYHEKPELVKKNAQHLEDAVNRIVGIIKQLTGLVVKNRPPLIRASLARMIDSGVRRYQIEYKIDQPITIEPATAEVLIDTNVEVFEETLSKLLINAWESYHDEPDDKRPIHIRTEVVERPEEGRFALVHIEDRGRGLDPEIKDHAFEPFTSTKHTVGVGMGLTVARHSMRNLGGEVTLADRPGGGAICTIRHPLERKNKDRT
- the folD gene encoding bifunctional methylenetetrahydrofolate dehydrogenase/methenyltetrahydrofolate cyclohydrolase FolD, translated to MELIDGNKIAADIIAELKTQVAALPGRPPCLALVRVGEDPASVSYVKKKETASATIGITSRLIFPPVTIAQDELFALIDGLNADPAVDGILVQSPLPKHINEVAVFRRIAADKDVDGFHTMNLGKLAQEDDSGFVACTPAGIMELLQRSGVPLSGKHVVVLGRSLIVGKPAALLALQRKPWANATVTVCHSQTANLPALTRQADVLIAAIGRPEFVTADMVKPGAVVIDVGVNRVADATKKSGYRLTGDVHFPTVSPLCSKITPVPGGVGPMTVAMLMQNTVKARRQHAQDSQP